A genomic segment from Sulfitobacter mediterraneus encodes:
- a CDS encoding inositol monophosphatase family protein yields the protein MIKSEAVRIAHEASAVAMKYFRAPLDIIEKADDSPVTVADRETESYIRAELAKVFPDHAIFGEEHGISGSLDGPSWIIDPIDGTRSFITGSPLFGMLIGHLVGGVPQLGLVQMPALGETFVGLRGGTAECNGTPIHCRSTKQLDQAMVYINEAERIFSHNPALFRRLCRIGHTRRMAYDCYPHAMVAAGRIDAVVDFGLEPYDYLPLVSLIEAAGGVMTDWEGAALTLGSDGRVVTAATPELHQALLAQITG from the coding sequence ATGATCAAGTCAGAAGCAGTGCGCATCGCGCATGAGGCCAGCGCCGTGGCGATGAAGTATTTCCGTGCGCCTTTGGACATCATCGAAAAGGCCGATGACAGCCCGGTGACAGTGGCTGATCGCGAGACCGAAAGCTATATCCGTGCGGAACTGGCGAAGGTGTTTCCCGATCATGCTATCTTTGGCGAGGAACACGGGATCTCCGGATCATTGGATGGCCCCTCTTGGATCATCGACCCCATTGATGGAACACGATCTTTTATCACCGGATCGCCGCTGTTTGGCATGTTGATCGGCCATCTGGTGGGCGGCGTGCCGCAATTGGGCCTGGTCCAGATGCCCGCCCTTGGCGAGACATTTGTGGGTCTGCGCGGCGGCACAGCCGAATGCAATGGCACGCCCATTCATTGCCGGTCCACCAAACAGCTTGATCAGGCGATGGTCTATATCAACGAGGCGGAGCGTATTTTCTCCCATAACCCTGCCCTTTTCAGGCGGCTTTGCCGGATCGGCCACACGCGCCGCATGGCCTATGATTGTTACCCCCACGCCATGGTCGCCGCCGGGCGCATTGATGCGGTGGTGGATTTTGGGCTGGAGCCTTATGATTACCTGCCCTTGGTCAGCCTGATCGAGGCCGCTGGCGGCGTGATGACAGATTGGGAGGGCGCGGCCCTGACGCTTGGTTCCGACGGCCGGGTGGTGACAGCGGCAACGCCGGAGCTGCATCAGGCGTTGCTGGCTCAGATCACCGGCTGA
- a CDS encoding DeoR/GlpR family DNA-binding transcription regulator, whose product MDPLANHRQQEIMDALRRAGGSLRVGAIASELNVTSETVRRNLRSLVEGGLVEKMHGGVRLNVADQDQEQQEEGTFKQRFSENIDAKKAIARSVCKLIPDGASLFLDIGSTTAHIADALRERHRLTVVTNSIHVASKLAMRNDNCVYMAGGRLRSHDGGAFGHAAMDFAANFNTDFAVMSSAGITAGQGFALFDLEEAQFSRLILQRAGTRIMAADSSKFGREAPILIGDPTLVDILATDQRPPEDLSKACAGWGISIHTPQT is encoded by the coding sequence ATGGACCCGCTCGCCAATCACCGCCAACAGGAAATCATGGATGCGCTGCGCCGTGCGGGTGGATCCTTGCGGGTGGGCGCCATCGCGTCAGAGTTGAACGTCACCAGCGAAACCGTGCGCCGCAATTTGCGGTCTCTGGTTGAGGGCGGCTTGGTCGAAAAGATGCACGGCGGCGTCCGTTTGAACGTCGCGGATCAAGACCAGGAACAGCAAGAAGAAGGCACGTTCAAACAACGCTTTAGCGAGAACATCGACGCCAAAAAGGCCATTGCGCGATCTGTATGCAAGCTTATCCCCGACGGGGCGTCTCTGTTTCTCGATATCGGCAGCACCACGGCCCATATCGCCGATGCCTTGCGCGAGCGTCATCGCCTGACGGTTGTAACGAACTCCATTCATGTGGCATCCAAACTGGCGATGCGAAATGACAATTGCGTCTATATGGCGGGCGGACGTTTGCGCAGCCATGACGGCGGTGCCTTTGGCCATGCGGCGATGGATTTTGCGGCAAACTTCAACACCGACTTTGCCGTTATGTCCTCCGCCGGGATCACCGCCGGACAGGGATTCGCGCTGTTTGATCTCGAAGAGGCGCAGTTTTCACGGCTGATTCTCCAGCGTGCGGGCACCCGGATCATGGCCGCTGATTCCAGCAAGTTTGGCCGGGAAGCCCCGATTCTGATCGGTGATCCGACACTGGTTGATATTCTCGCTACGGACCAGCGTCCGCCCGAGGATCTGAGCAAAGCCTGCGCCGGATGGGGTATTTCCATCCATACGCCGCAAACATAA
- a CDS encoding ABC transporter substrate-binding protein, giving the protein MTTSKLTAAGLALALSTAGAFADVESSDPIKLTTHDWTGQIITTTLMGEVLKKAGYNVEYVQADYIAQFAGLKTGDLHVAMEIWETTGKEAMDEAIGTGNVVSAGPTGMKAIEEWWYPAYMEERCPGLPDWEALNDCASEFATAETAPMGRYLGGPVTWGGFDEERIEALEMDFEVVHAGTDAALFAELEAAYQRQDPIVLWIYSPHWAPSKYDGKFVEFPPYSEECYADPSVGINPDAAYDCGKPRGEIFKVAWSGVADKWPGASEAINDFHITSDEMGAMVGAVDLDGKTVDAVVAEWMANNESTWQGWIN; this is encoded by the coding sequence ATGACTACATCTAAACTGACGGCTGCGGGACTTGCTCTCGCGCTATCGACCGCGGGCGCATTTGCGGACGTTGAATCTTCTGACCCGATCAAATTGACCACCCATGACTGGACCGGCCAGATCATCACCACGACCCTGATGGGGGAGGTGCTGAAAAAGGCGGGCTATAATGTTGAATATGTGCAGGCCGATTACATCGCGCAATTTGCCGGATTGAAAACCGGCGATCTGCACGTGGCCATGGAAATCTGGGAAACCACCGGCAAAGAGGCCATGGACGAAGCGATTGGCACCGGCAACGTGGTCAGCGCAGGCCCAACCGGCATGAAGGCCATCGAGGAATGGTGGTATCCGGCCTATATGGAAGAACGCTGCCCCGGCTTGCCCGATTGGGAAGCGTTGAACGATTGTGCCAGCGAATTTGCTACAGCCGAAACCGCCCCGATGGGCCGGTATCTGGGCGGCCCCGTCACATGGGGCGGCTTTGATGAAGAGCGGATCGAAGCGCTTGAGATGGATTTCGAAGTGGTCCACGCGGGCACGGATGCCGCGCTATTTGCAGAGCTTGAGGCGGCCTATCAGCGGCAAGACCCGATTGTCCTGTGGATCTATTCCCCACATTGGGCACCGTCCAAATATGACGGCAAATTCGTGGAATTCCCGCCCTATTCGGAAGAATGCTATGCGGACCCATCTGTTGGTATCAATCCAGATGCCGCCTATGACTGCGGCAAGCCGCGCGGCGAGATCTTCAAGGTGGCCTGGTCCGGCGTGGCCGACAAATGGCCCGGCGCATCCGAGGCGATCAATGATTTCCATATCACCAGTGATGAAATGGGCGCCATGGTTGGCGCGGTCGATCTGGATGGCAAAACCGTTGACGCGGTTGTGGCCGAATGGATGGCCAACAACGAAAGCACCTGGCAGGGTTGGATCAACTAA
- a CDS encoding quaternary amine ABC transporter ATP-binding protein, with product MSRNVMLDCSNVWKLYGPQADAFLTAHNGAPSDGDLAKAKMIGAVRGVDVQIEDGEIFVIMGLSGSGKSTLVRCLSRLVEPTAGAINFEGQDLLTISEADLIEIRRKKMGMVFQHFALLPHLTVLQNVAFPLDVQGVDRTTREARAHEMIETVGLKGREDYYPRQLSGGQQQRVGIARSLVTEPDLWFLDEPFSALDPLIRREMQDEFLRLQSMLKKTIVFITHDFDEAIRLADRIAVMKDGRIEQTATPEELMTNPATPYVAEFTRHVNRSKVVKLRSIAVPVDPDATYAGDLPARMTVAEAMEQIDAAAHPFKVVEADGTVIGAVDAQTAISVMIGRNAK from the coding sequence ATGTCGCGTAACGTTATGCTGGATTGCTCTAACGTCTGGAAGCTGTATGGCCCGCAGGCCGATGCCTTTCTGACCGCTCACAACGGGGCGCCAAGTGATGGCGATCTGGCCAAGGCCAAGATGATCGGCGCGGTGCGCGGCGTGGATGTGCAGATCGAAGACGGCGAGATTTTTGTGATCATGGGCCTGTCCGGCTCGGGCAAATCGACGCTGGTGCGTTGTTTGTCGCGATTGGTTGAACCGACCGCCGGGGCGATCAATTTTGAAGGTCAGGATTTGCTGACCATTTCCGAGGCGGATTTGATCGAGATACGTCGCAAGAAGATGGGCATGGTGTTTCAACATTTTGCCCTGTTGCCGCATCTGACAGTCTTGCAAAACGTAGCCTTTCCCTTGGATGTTCAGGGCGTTGACCGCACCACCCGCGAGGCACGCGCGCATGAGATGATCGAAACCGTCGGTCTGAAAGGGCGCGAGGATTATTACCCGCGCCAGCTTTCTGGTGGCCAGCAACAGCGTGTCGGGATCGCCCGATCCTTGGTGACTGAACCCGACCTTTGGTTTCTCGATGAGCCGTTTTCGGCGCTTGATCCCTTGATCCGCCGCGAGATGCAGGACGAGTTTTTGCGCCTGCAATCCATGCTGAAGAAAACCATCGTCTTTATCACCCACGACTTTGACGAGGCGATCCGCCTTGCCGACCGGATCGCGGTGATGAAGGACGGGCGGATCGAACAGACCGCCACCCCTGAGGAATTGATGACCAACCCCGCCACGCCCTACGTGGCCGAGTTCACGCGCCACGTGAACCGTTCCAAGGTGGTCAAGTTACGCTCCATCGCGGTGCCGGTGGACCCGGATGCCACCTATGCCGGTGATCTCCCCGCCCGCATGACCGTGGCCGAAGCGATGGAGCAGATCGATGCCGCCGCGCACCCGTTCAAAGTGGTTGAGGCAGACGGCACGGTGATCGGCGCAGTGGATGCCCAAACCGCGATTTCCGTCATGATCGGGCGCAACGCCAAATGA